The DNA sequence TTTTAGTGCAAGGTTACTTTTGTAATTTATCTCatctattttaattaatttttttagtatccctttgtttatgtttgaaagttCAATGCTTCACCCATCCAGAGGTCTGGAATACTATTTCTGAACAGGctgaaaagttttttaaaaagtcaaaacgTTTTTCAAACCCCTTCATGTGGCTGGGGGCCGGCAAAACGATCGCCCCGCCCCCACCGTCTCCGATTGGTTGGTGGACTCCTCCAACCACGCCCCCTCCGGTGAAGACGTCATGCACCGGAATCCCCGCCCCTTGAGAGCTGGCGCATGTGCAGTGTAGGTCCTGCAGCGGGACAAAGACAGTGTGACTGTTTGTGGGAGAGAAATGGCGCCGGCGATTTAAGGAACAAGAACAGGAgccgctggaaaagctgagcaggcctGGTAGCATGTGTGGGGAGAAATGTGAGGAGGTGTTTCGGGTCCGGggatcctccttcagaacaggACCAGGTTTCAGGAACATCCCGGGGAAGGTCGCCAGGCCCGAGCGCCAAGACCTGGCTCCTGCCCCCGGGGAGAGGAGACAGTGAGACAGGGTAGGATTGGGACCCGCGGGAGGAGGGAGACTGGGGAGTTTATAAACTCCTAGGGGGAGGCCTGAGGCCTCGAATAAAATCctcacagaggtaaaaacaatgactgcagaggctggaaaccagattctggattagtggtgctggaagagcacagcaattcaggcagcatccaaggacaggcaaaatcgacgt is a window from the Chiloscyllium plagiosum isolate BGI_BamShark_2017 unplaced genomic scaffold, ASM401019v2 scaf_36748, whole genome shotgun sequence genome containing:
- the LOC122544821 gene encoding uncharacterized protein LOC122544821, with amino-acid sequence MAAHAPQDNRRLTLTKMAAVAGQPARSFPSEVNTGPVRILFEASGLPLGVYKLPSLPPPAGPNPTLSHCLLSPGAGARSWRSGLATFPGMFLKPGPVLKEDPRTRNTSSHFSPHMLPGLLSFSSGSCSCSLNRRRHFSPTNSHTVFVPLQDLHCTCASSQGAGIPVHDVFTGGGVVGGVHQPIGDGGGGAIVLPAPSHMKGFEKRFDFLKNFSACSEIVFQTSGWVKH